In a single window of the Subtercola sp. PAMC28395 genome:
- the cydB gene encoding cytochrome d ubiquinol oxidase subunit II produces MDLAVLWFLLVGFFFIGYFVLDGFDFGVGMALPFLGRDDTDRRLVINTIGPIWDLNETWVIVAGATMFAAFPEWYATLFSGFYLVFLAILLALILRGVSFEYRHQRPELAWKRRFDRMIVIGSAVPAFLWGLVFANVVRGLPLDAGFNFTGSVVDLFSPYAVLGGLTTLLLFFTHGVVFISLKTDGPIRARARALASRAGLLTIVVAAVFLVWTTVSFGTVLSGILSVVAAITLIGAFLANLRAAERWSFALMATTIAVAVLSLFASLFPDVLPATNDAANSLTVSNASSSAYTLTIMSCVAVVFVPLILLYQGFTYWVFRKRLSRASITGEHDEGDGDAAAGGSGRGAAGNPAPSLT; encoded by the coding sequence ATGGATCTCGCAGTTCTCTGGTTCCTTCTCGTCGGGTTCTTCTTCATCGGCTACTTCGTGCTCGACGGTTTCGACTTCGGTGTGGGCATGGCACTGCCCTTTCTCGGGCGTGATGACACCGATCGCAGGCTGGTGATCAACACCATCGGTCCGATCTGGGATCTCAACGAGACCTGGGTCATCGTGGCCGGTGCCACCATGTTCGCCGCCTTCCCCGAGTGGTACGCGACCCTGTTCAGCGGCTTCTACCTGGTCTTTCTCGCGATCCTGCTGGCGCTCATCTTGCGCGGGGTGTCGTTCGAATACCGTCACCAGAGGCCGGAGCTGGCGTGGAAGAGACGATTCGACCGGATGATCGTGATCGGCTCGGCCGTTCCCGCATTCCTCTGGGGGCTGGTCTTCGCCAATGTGGTGCGGGGCCTGCCTCTGGACGCGGGTTTCAACTTCACCGGCAGCGTGGTCGACCTCTTCAGCCCATACGCCGTGCTCGGCGGACTCACGACCCTGCTGCTGTTCTTCACGCACGGCGTTGTCTTCATCTCGCTGAAGACCGACGGGCCCATCAGGGCGCGCGCCCGTGCGCTTGCCTCGCGGGCGGGGCTTCTGACGATCGTCGTCGCGGCTGTCTTCCTGGTGTGGACGACGGTGTCGTTCGGCACGGTGCTGTCGGGCATCCTCTCGGTGGTTGCGGCGATCACGCTCATCGGGGCGTTCCTCGCGAACCTGCGTGCGGCAGAGCGCTGGTCGTTCGCGCTCATGGCGACCACCATCGCTGTCGCCGTGCTCAGCCTGTTCGCTTCGCTCTTCCCCGACGTTCTGCCAGCGACGAACGACGCGGCGAACAGCCTGACCGTGTCGAATGCGTCCTCGTCGGCCTACACACTCACGATCATGAGCTGCGTGGCTGTGGTGTTCGTGCCGCTCATCCTGCTGTATCAGGGGTTCACCTACTGGGTGTTCCGCAAGCGGCTCAGCCGGGCATCCATCACGGGGGAGCACGATGAGGGTGATGGTGATGCAGCAGCTGGCGGCAGTGGCCGCGGGGCAGCGGGCAACCCGGCCCCGAGCCTGACGTGA
- the cydD gene encoding thiol reductant ABC exporter subunit CydD, whose amino-acid sequence MKPVDRRLLAHARSARGFFAVAGLLGLLQTACTVAFAWLVSSTVVAAVGGASVSQLAGSLAALAAVVALRSGTVWLMGYTSARAAAVVKGELRRSALEKLPQLGSAWLSSRNSATVSTVVTVGLDALDTYFSKYLPQLILTVVATPVVVAVLFAGDWVSGLTVVLTLPVVPVFMILIGRATESAQKAQWLKLGRLSSGFLDVVEGLSTLKVFGREKRQAARIRSLTDDYRTSTMAVLRLSFMSGFVLELAASLSVALVAVSVGLRLVDGSLGLGVGLFVLMLAPEAFLPLRQVGAQFHAAADGIAATDEVFEILDTPVLLGVKAPVKPTGTALPVTQEKGPRGAAPGRLEIRSLSHSYGAVSVVQDFSATFWQGELTVITGPSGAGKSTIVAAMLGFVQRRGSILLLGTSEPPPDTGHGTGCDTSRSGRPLELDDVAWSGQRSQLMAGTIAENVSLGAQEPDEALIARALDLAAASELSPLTALGVNGAGLSGGQAQRVSVARAIYRALDRDCSVLVLDEPSSALDAETEAELLHGLRELAGYGMIVICVSHRAAFREAADALVTVDRRGYTPAIAPVAALASAASKGNGHGHAH is encoded by the coding sequence GTGAAACCCGTCGACAGGCGTCTTCTCGCTCATGCGAGGTCAGCGCGAGGCTTCTTCGCCGTCGCAGGCCTGCTCGGTCTGCTTCAGACGGCGTGCACGGTCGCATTCGCCTGGCTGGTGAGCTCCACGGTCGTGGCCGCGGTCGGCGGCGCATCCGTTTCTCAGCTGGCCGGCTCGCTTGCCGCGCTCGCAGCCGTGGTCGCCCTGCGTTCGGGCACTGTGTGGCTGATGGGGTACACCTCGGCCCGTGCTGCTGCCGTCGTCAAGGGTGAGTTGCGGCGATCGGCGCTCGAGAAGCTGCCCCAGCTCGGGTCTGCCTGGCTCTCGTCGCGCAACTCGGCCACCGTGTCGACGGTTGTGACGGTGGGGCTGGATGCCCTCGACACGTATTTCTCGAAGTACCTTCCCCAGCTCATCCTGACCGTCGTGGCAACACCCGTGGTGGTCGCCGTGCTGTTCGCCGGGGACTGGGTCAGCGGGCTCACCGTGGTGCTGACGCTCCCTGTGGTTCCGGTCTTCATGATCCTGATCGGCCGGGCGACCGAATCGGCGCAGAAAGCGCAGTGGCTGAAGCTCGGCCGGCTTTCGAGTGGCTTTCTCGACGTGGTCGAGGGGCTGTCGACCCTCAAGGTCTTCGGGAGGGAGAAACGCCAGGCCGCGCGCATCAGAAGTCTCACCGACGACTACCGCACCTCGACCATGGCGGTGCTTCGACTCTCGTTCATGAGCGGTTTTGTGCTCGAGCTGGCGGCAAGCCTGTCGGTGGCGCTGGTGGCCGTCTCGGTCGGGCTGCGGCTGGTCGACGGCAGTCTCGGTCTCGGCGTGGGGCTCTTCGTGCTCATGCTCGCGCCAGAGGCATTCCTGCCGCTGCGCCAGGTGGGTGCGCAGTTCCATGCTGCAGCCGACGGGATCGCGGCGACGGACGAGGTCTTCGAGATCCTCGATACGCCCGTCCTGCTCGGCGTGAAGGCTCCGGTGAAGCCCACGGGAACCGCCCTCCCGGTCACTCAAGAGAAGGGCCCCCGCGGTGCTGCCCCCGGCCGTCTCGAAATCCGCAGCCTCAGCCACTCGTATGGCGCGGTCTCTGTTGTGCAGGACTTTTCCGCAACCTTTTGGCAGGGCGAGCTGACGGTCATCACCGGCCCGAGCGGGGCGGGCAAGTCGACGATCGTCGCCGCAATGCTCGGTTTCGTGCAGCGTCGAGGCAGCATCCTGCTGCTCGGTACCTCAGAGCCCCCGCCAGATACGGGTCACGGCACGGGCTGCGACACGAGCCGGAGTGGTCGGCCGCTCGAGCTGGACGATGTCGCGTGGTCCGGCCAGCGGTCGCAGTTGATGGCCGGCACCATCGCCGAGAATGTCTCGCTCGGCGCTCAGGAACCAGATGAAGCCCTGATTGCTCGTGCGCTCGACCTTGCGGCAGCCAGCGAGCTCAGCCCGCTCACGGCACTCGGCGTCAACGGTGCCGGGCTCTCGGGCGGACAGGCCCAGCGTGTCTCCGTGGCCAGGGCGATCTACCGCGCTCTCGACCGTGACTGCTCTGTTCTGGTGCTCGACGAGCCCAGCTCGGCGCTCGACGCCGAAACAGAGGCCGAGCTGCTCCACGGGCTCCGCGAACTGGCCGGCTACGGGATGATCGTCATCTGCGTCTCGCACCGAGCCGCCTTTCGTGAAGCCGCTGATGCGCTCGTCACAGTCGATCGGCGCGGCTACACACCCGCGATCGCTCCGGTCGCTGCACTCGCCTCGGCGGCGAGCAAGGGGAATGGGCACGGACATGCGCACTGA
- the cydC gene encoding thiol reductant ABC exporter subunit CydC, whose protein sequence is MRTDTSAAMRTSEVLRLAQPRWRAFAPGLAFGLLSAAAAVTLLAASAWLITRAAEHPPILFLSAAIVGVRAAALGRATFRYLERLASHDAAFRGLADLRVGIYERLVPLAPDGLKHTRRGDLLSRLVGDVDELQNLPLRVLQPLLTAAFVCLAAVVGVWVLLPAAGMALAVTLLLAFVLATAANSRSAARADRDLSPLRADFADQTLDFVGALDVLTAFSAVDDRLASLRAAEGRLTSAAVSRARGSAATAAALSLLSGAATFLALTYGVPAFGGGTTQTSIDAPTLAMLALVPIAVFEVFGVLPLAVGAWRQVSVSASRVATAVPTVVPVEIPVGFSAGVAPVRSMESHRIAPVIGLTGLSARWPGQTAEAFAGVSLVIRPGDRVLVTGRSGSGKTCLAHVLVRFLDFEAGAFTIDGVDARRLEPEQLRSLVGLCEQHPHLFDTSLRQNLLFARDDASDDELLRVLDRVGLSKWVEERGGLGTPLGEQGALVSGGQGQRLALARVLLADFPVVVFDEPTANVDADLADALITDLLRASGSARSVVLISHADVAPALVSTRLWMPDSA, encoded by the coding sequence ATGCGCACTGACACCAGCGCTGCGATGCGCACCTCCGAGGTACTCCGCCTCGCACAGCCCCGCTGGCGCGCCTTCGCTCCTGGCCTCGCCTTCGGCCTGCTGAGCGCAGCTGCCGCAGTCACCCTCCTCGCCGCATCGGCGTGGCTCATCACCCGCGCCGCCGAGCATCCGCCGATTCTCTTCCTGTCGGCCGCAATCGTGGGTGTCAGGGCGGCGGCGCTCGGCCGAGCCACCTTTCGCTACCTTGAACGCCTCGCCAGTCACGATGCCGCATTCAGAGGGCTGGCAGATCTGCGCGTGGGCATCTACGAACGCCTGGTGCCGCTTGCACCCGATGGGCTGAAGCACACCAGGCGCGGCGACCTGCTCTCGCGGCTCGTGGGCGACGTCGACGAGCTCCAGAACCTCCCCCTCCGTGTTCTCCAGCCGCTGCTGACCGCGGCGTTCGTCTGTCTCGCTGCCGTTGTGGGCGTGTGGGTCCTGTTGCCTGCCGCCGGTATGGCCCTCGCCGTGACTCTGCTGCTCGCCTTCGTTCTCGCGACCGCGGCAAACTCCCGGAGTGCTGCGCGGGCCGACCGCGACCTCTCACCGTTACGTGCAGATTTCGCCGACCAGACTCTCGACTTCGTGGGCGCACTCGACGTGCTCACAGCCTTCTCGGCGGTGGATGACCGGCTCGCCTCGCTCCGGGCCGCCGAGGGCCGGCTCACTTCCGCTGCCGTCTCGAGAGCCCGGGGTTCCGCGGCGACGGCCGCCGCCCTGTCGCTCCTCAGCGGTGCGGCGACCTTCCTCGCGCTGACGTACGGCGTTCCGGCCTTCGGAGGTGGAACGACCCAGACGTCCATCGATGCACCCACCCTGGCCATGCTCGCCCTGGTTCCGATTGCCGTCTTCGAGGTGTTCGGGGTGCTTCCGCTGGCCGTCGGTGCATGGCGACAGGTCTCGGTCAGCGCTTCGCGCGTGGCGACCGCAGTGCCCACCGTCGTTCCCGTCGAGATCCCGGTCGGGTTCTCCGCCGGCGTCGCACCGGTTCGATCGATGGAGTCGCACCGCATTGCACCGGTGATCGGTCTCACCGGATTGTCGGCCCGATGGCCCGGGCAGACGGCTGAGGCGTTCGCAGGAGTCTCCCTCGTCATCCGGCCCGGCGACCGCGTGCTCGTCACCGGGCGTAGCGGCTCCGGAAAGACGTGCCTGGCGCATGTGCTGGTGCGTTTCCTCGACTTCGAGGCCGGCGCTTTCACGATCGACGGTGTGGATGCCCGGCGGCTGGAGCCCGAACAGCTGCGTTCCCTCGTGGGGCTCTGCGAGCAGCATCCGCACCTCTTCGACACCTCGCTGCGGCAGAATCTGCTTTTCGCCCGCGACGATGCGAGCGACGATGAGTTGCTGCGCGTGCTCGACAGGGTGGGGCTCTCGAAGTGGGTCGAAGAACGCGGCGGACTCGGGACACCGCTCGGCGAGCAGGGCGCGCTGGTGTCGGGCGGGCAAGGGCAGCGCCTGGCATTGGCACGGGTACTGCTCGCAGACTTTCCGGTCGTCGTTTTCGACGAGCCGACGGCGAACGTCGACGCTGATCTGGCCGATGCGCTGATCACCGACCTGCTCCGGGCATCTGGGTCAGCTCGATCGGTCGTGCTCATCTCGCACGCCGACGTCGCGCCCGCGCTGGTGAGCACACGGCTGTGGATGCCCGACTCGGCCTGA
- a CDS encoding alpha/beta fold hydrolase, whose product MTAEPSGVLTRNHVTLSGDESARPMIFAHGYGTSQRMWRLVAPMFAADHRVALFDHVGSGESDRAAYERSKYDSLHGYADDLLEIIRALDLHDVVYVGHSVGAMIGVIAAIAEPERFGTLVLVGPSPRYINDTGYVGGFEADDVDALLDSLDANHLGWAAAMAPVFMGNAERPELAAELNESFANTDPVVAEHFARVTFLSDHRHDVGALSVPTLIVNSADDFVAPVVVGEYLREKISGSTLVVLDEGGHYLHLSNPAALHATIRGYLHGTTP is encoded by the coding sequence ATGACGGCCGAACCCAGCGGAGTGCTCACCCGTAACCACGTGACCCTGTCGGGAGACGAATCGGCGCGGCCGATGATCTTCGCCCACGGGTACGGCACGAGCCAGCGCATGTGGCGGCTCGTGGCACCGATGTTCGCAGCCGACCATCGAGTCGCCCTGTTCGACCACGTGGGTTCTGGTGAATCAGACCGGGCTGCCTACGAGCGAAGCAAGTACGACTCGCTCCACGGGTACGCCGATGACCTTCTGGAGATCATCCGTGCGCTCGATCTGCACGATGTGGTCTACGTCGGGCACTCTGTCGGGGCCATGATCGGCGTCATCGCGGCGATCGCCGAGCCTGAACGGTTCGGAACACTCGTTCTCGTGGGGCCGTCACCCCGGTACATCAATGACACGGGCTATGTGGGCGGGTTCGAGGCAGATGATGTCGATGCGCTGCTCGACTCCCTCGATGCCAACCACCTCGGCTGGGCCGCAGCCATGGCCCCGGTCTTCATGGGCAACGCGGAACGGCCCGAGCTGGCGGCCGAGTTGAATGAGAGCTTTGCGAACACCGACCCCGTCGTGGCCGAGCACTTCGCCAGGGTCACGTTTCTCTCTGACCACCGGCACGACGTCGGTGCTCTGTCGGTTCCGACGCTGATCGTGAATTCGGCCGATGACTTCGTCGCTCCTGTCGTCGTCGGCGAGTACCTGAGAGAGAAGATCTCCGGCAGTACCCTCGTTGTTCTCGATGAGGGCGGTCACTACCTGCACCTGTCGAACCCTGCGGCTCTTCACGCGACCATCCGGGGCTACCTGCACGGCACCACTCCGTGA
- a CDS encoding diguanylate cyclase domain-containing protein, giving the protein MSNTDAWRELFLRAPCGLVSTDSSGTVTAVNDTFLQMAATSRDDVLGNYLMKRLANGSKLFFETRLMPELRSEGRVQEVALDLLLPDRSILSVFVNAVVDTAADEPLIRFAIFDATGRRNYERELLGARRTAESSEARIRILQRAATQFAAAASEKQLGSVLAEAARSATDASQVSVYFIGEPGEVGGRPGELVRAFGDRSSSETLSLADDSPEAETVRLGTALSCSSVSEIRERFGARAEMLRLARIEAFIALPIVDASEVVGVLFCGFGRSRTIEPKMVDVLGSLIDQAVVVRQRIALQQLMQFQSLHDALTGLPNRLYLQGMLARVLEPLDSRQLAIGLLFVDLDGFKAINDALGHRGGDLVLREVSSRLTDAVRLGDTVVRLGGDEFLIVCDDVDADSIVGVASRVGEAVRLPLGGAAHGLPLSASIGISLYRGGDDGHGAATADALIRLADEAMYESKRAGKDRHTLVVV; this is encoded by the coding sequence ATGAGCAACACCGATGCCTGGCGCGAGCTCTTTCTTCGTGCACCCTGCGGTCTGGTCTCGACCGATTCCAGCGGCACCGTGACGGCGGTCAACGACACGTTCCTGCAGATGGCTGCGACGTCGAGGGACGACGTGCTGGGCAACTACCTGATGAAACGGCTGGCCAACGGCAGCAAGCTCTTCTTCGAGACCCGCCTCATGCCCGAGCTGCGATCCGAGGGCAGGGTGCAGGAGGTCGCGCTGGACCTGTTGTTGCCTGACCGCTCGATCCTGTCGGTGTTCGTCAATGCGGTCGTCGACACTGCAGCCGATGAACCGCTGATCAGATTTGCGATCTTCGATGCCACTGGCCGGCGAAACTACGAGCGCGAACTGCTGGGTGCACGGAGAACAGCGGAGTCCTCAGAGGCCAGGATTCGCATTCTCCAGCGGGCTGCAACCCAGTTCGCGGCTGCGGCAAGCGAGAAACAACTCGGTTCCGTGCTGGCAGAAGCAGCACGGTCTGCCACTGATGCCTCCCAGGTGAGCGTGTACTTCATCGGTGAGCCGGGAGAAGTGGGCGGCCGACCCGGCGAGCTGGTGCGTGCCTTCGGCGATCGTTCGTCGAGCGAAACGCTGTCACTGGCAGATGATTCGCCCGAAGCGGAGACCGTGCGCCTCGGCACAGCCCTGAGCTGCTCGTCGGTGTCGGAGATCCGCGAGCGTTTCGGGGCTCGCGCCGAAATGCTTCGGCTGGCCAGGATAGAGGCTTTCATTGCCTTGCCCATCGTCGATGCGTCTGAGGTGGTGGGCGTTCTGTTCTGTGGTTTCGGTCGGTCACGCACGATCGAACCCAAGATGGTCGACGTACTCGGTTCGCTCATCGACCAGGCCGTCGTGGTGCGGCAGCGGATCGCCCTGCAGCAACTCATGCAGTTCCAGTCCCTCCACGATGCCCTCACCGGCTTGCCGAACAGGCTGTATCTCCAGGGGATGCTCGCGCGCGTGCTTGAACCCCTCGACTCCCGCCAGCTCGCGATCGGGCTGCTCTTCGTCGACCTCGACGGCTTCAAGGCGATCAATGACGCCCTCGGGCACCGCGGCGGAGATCTCGTTCTCCGCGAGGTCTCGTCGCGACTGACGGATGCGGTTCGCCTCGGCGACACGGTGGTGCGTCTGGGCGGTGACGAGTTCCTCATCGTGTGCGATGACGTCGACGCGGACTCCATTGTGGGAGTGGCTTCGCGAGTGGGTGAGGCCGTGCGGTTGCCCCTGGGAGGTGCTGCACACGGTTTGCCGCTGTCGGCGAGTATCGGCATCAGCCTCTATCGGGGTGGTGACGACGGCCACGGCGCAGCGACTGCCGATGCCCTCATCCGCCTGGCCGACGAGGCGATGTACGAGTCCAAACGCGCCGGCAAAGACCGCCACACTCTTGTTGTGGTCTGA
- a CDS encoding aminotransferase class IV → MSPTDSSGASTPGEQQERRFLFRDAAFSPIATVAGDGEHLLVADSWLVANGSVRAIDLHRERFATSALEQGFSNRVVLDVFWRAAVEAIPPIHRWFPRVELSTVEASSPRAKPGFQLSLLMRLAPPATRTAVLRTHDGDDPRSIPGIKGPDLHSLAALRNRARTDGVDDLVILDSADTVIDGTTTAILWWRGDELHVPPATAARVDSVTARSIVVLARATGVRVVEEAATPASLAGAEVWAVNALYGIRTVTHWHGASEQTRVTELTVNPARAELWQRRLDSLARPL, encoded by the coding sequence ATGTCACCAACAGATTCCAGCGGGGCGAGCACGCCTGGTGAGCAACAGGAGCGGCGGTTTCTGTTTCGGGACGCCGCGTTCAGCCCGATTGCGACCGTGGCAGGCGACGGTGAGCACCTCCTGGTCGCCGACTCCTGGCTGGTCGCCAACGGAAGTGTTCGTGCAATCGACCTGCATCGGGAACGGTTCGCCACGTCGGCGCTCGAGCAGGGCTTCTCGAACAGGGTCGTTCTCGACGTGTTCTGGCGTGCCGCTGTGGAGGCGATACCGCCCATTCATCGCTGGTTCCCACGGGTGGAGCTCAGCACCGTCGAGGCGTCTTCCCCTCGCGCGAAACCCGGATTCCAGCTCTCGCTGCTGATGAGGCTCGCTCCCCCTGCAACACGAACTGCAGTGCTACGAACTCACGACGGCGATGACCCGCGCAGCATCCCGGGCATCAAGGGGCCCGATCTGCACAGCCTCGCAGCGCTTCGGAACCGGGCACGAACAGACGGGGTGGATGATCTGGTCATCCTCGATTCCGCCGACACCGTCATCGACGGCACAACGACGGCGATTCTCTGGTGGCGCGGCGACGAACTGCATGTGCCACCCGCCACCGCCGCCCGCGTGGACAGCGTCACCGCGCGGTCGATCGTGGTGCTGGCCCGTGCAACAGGGGTGCGCGTCGTCGAGGAGGCTGCAACCCCAGCCAGCCTCGCCGGAGCCGAAGTGTGGGCGGTCAACGCTCTGTACGGCATCCGCACGGTGACCCACTGGCACGGTGCCTCAGAACAGACCCGGGTGACCGAGCTCACCGTGAACCCCGCCAGGGCCGAGCTGTGGCAACGCAGGCTAGATTCGCTGGCTCGCCCGCTCTGA
- a CDS encoding anthranilate synthase component I family protein, whose amino-acid sequence MSRRVVSRTVEGWIEPSVAFAALYRNAPTSFWLDGGADSEVGTSYIGAPDPDHERNPAGGARVFDVLRAAVDEMAPPGTTSRASVGENAPLVAGGGAEELPAFRLGWVGWLAYEIEGSQFMFIDRAVAFDHALRSVTLLALGDDETATAVGEWFDATTQTLLGLRSSTAREAPIGRGQSPSVGGDPAAGQSLRSPVDARWRHSHTEYLHLISECQARIADGEAYQLCLTNQISVTLGHSDADDPIGLYERLRAFNPSHHGGYLRFGDTALLSSSPEQFLVVTPRGRVTTKPIKGTRPRGSTPARDRELRDELLGSEKERAENVMIVDLMRNDLAKVARAGSVRVPTLFDVETYSSVHQLVSTVTADLAEGKTGIDAVEACFPAGSMTGTPKSSAMSILHHLEQGPRGIYAGAFGYFGLDGRVDLAMSIRSIVIEGANATIGTGGGITALSVPEEELDEIVVKAAPLLDALGATSGRSPRKV is encoded by the coding sequence ATGTCACGCCGGGTTGTCAGTCGTACGGTCGAAGGGTGGATCGAGCCTTCTGTGGCTTTCGCCGCCCTGTACCGGAACGCGCCGACCTCGTTCTGGCTCGACGGCGGCGCAGACTCCGAAGTCGGTACGAGCTACATCGGGGCGCCTGACCCTGATCACGAGCGCAATCCAGCAGGCGGGGCTCGAGTCTTCGACGTTCTGCGGGCGGCTGTGGACGAGATGGCCCCACCAGGGACCACCTCACGGGCATCTGTCGGGGAGAACGCCCCACTGGTGGCCGGTGGCGGCGCCGAAGAACTCCCTGCTTTTCGGCTCGGTTGGGTGGGGTGGCTCGCCTATGAGATCGAAGGCTCGCAGTTCATGTTCATCGACCGGGCCGTGGCATTCGACCACGCTCTACGTTCGGTGACGTTGCTCGCTCTTGGTGACGATGAAACGGCCACAGCTGTTGGCGAATGGTTCGATGCGACCACGCAGACACTCCTCGGACTGCGGTCCTCGACGGCACGGGAGGCCCCGATCGGCCGCGGTCAATCGCCCTCCGTCGGGGGAGATCCCGCCGCCGGGCAGTCGCTGCGCAGCCCGGTGGATGCCCGTTGGCGCCATAGCCACACGGAGTACCTTCACCTCATCTCTGAGTGCCAGGCTCGGATCGCCGACGGCGAGGCCTACCAACTGTGCCTCACGAACCAGATCAGCGTCACGCTCGGCCATAGCGATGCCGACGACCCAATCGGGCTGTACGAACGACTCAGGGCCTTCAACCCCTCGCACCACGGAGGGTATCTCCGCTTCGGCGACACCGCACTGCTCAGTTCGTCGCCGGAGCAGTTCCTGGTCGTGACGCCGCGCGGCAGAGTCACGACGAAGCCGATCAAGGGCACTCGGCCCCGTGGTTCGACGCCCGCCCGCGATCGCGAATTGCGCGACGAGCTGCTCGGAAGCGAGAAGGAGCGTGCCGAGAATGTGATGATCGTCGACCTGATGCGTAATGACCTGGCCAAGGTCGCCCGAGCCGGCAGCGTGCGTGTGCCGACCCTGTTCGATGTCGAGACCTACAGCAGCGTTCATCAGCTGGTCAGCACCGTGACGGCAGACCTGGCAGAGGGAAAGACGGGCATCGACGCCGTCGAGGCGTGTTTTCCTGCCGGGTCGATGACGGGAACGCCGAAGTCGAGTGCTATGAGCATTCTTCACCATCTCGAGCAGGGGCCTCGGGGAATCTACGCAGGGGCGTTCGGATATTTCGGGCTCGACGGCCGCGTCGACCTGGCCATGAGCATCCGGAGCATTGTGATCGAGGGGGCGAATGCCACCATCGGAACGGGAGGCGGCATCACAGCATTGTCAGTGCCTGAGGAGGAGCTCGACGAGATCGTGGTGAAAGCGGCCCCTCTGCTCGATGCGCTCGGGGCGACTTCTGGGCGTTCGCCGCGCAAGGTTTAG